TTTGCTATAATGAAAAAAATTTATGGAGGTTTAGATGAATAAAGAACAAATTATAGATTATTTGAAAAATAAAAAACCATTCCTTCATGAGCAATTTGGGATAAGCAAAATAGGCTTATTTGGTTCATATGCAAGAGGCGAATCAACCAAAAATAGTGATGTTGACATTATTTATGAGATAGACAAAAATAAAAAATTTTCAATGTTTGCATATTTAAAATTAAATCAATATCTTGAAGATAACTTTCATGCTAAAGTTGACCTTGTAAGAGAGGCTACAATCAAAGAATCACTAAAAAATTATATATCAAAAGATGTGATATATGTTTAATACAAACAGAGATTGGAAATTGTATGCAGAAGATATTTTGCAGGAGTGTGAAAATATCAAAAAATTCACAGACGGCGTAACATATGAGGAGTTCACAGAGAATTTAGAAAAAGTGTATGCTGTCGCAAAAGCCTTTGAAAATATAGGTGAAGCGGTAAAGCAGCTTCCAAAAGAGATTACAAAAAATTATCCGAACATTCCATGGAGCGAAATCGCTAAAATGAGAGATGTATTAACGCATCACTACTTCGGTTTAGATGATAAAGTCCTATGGGATACGCTAGACGAGGATTTTGAGCAGTTTTGGCAAACAGTAGAAGAAATATCTAAAAGTTAGTTTTATATGCAAGAAATGATGGCTGATACCAGTTTAATTTAGAAGCTAAAAATTTAACAATTTGAGTGTCTCTGAATGGTTTGTATAGTGAGTGCCTTTTGTATAAAATCCATATCTACATATTCATCTATATGCCCTGCAAACTCTTTTATCGCTTTTTCTTTGTACTCTTTAAAATCATATCCCTCGTAGGTTTTATCTATTTTGTAAAACAGTCTGTAGCGAAACTCATCATTTTCAAAAATCCCGTGCACAAAAGTTGCGTATAGATTTTTTTTCTTCACTACCCTCTTTTTTGCTACTCCGTTATGTATCTCATACCCGTCTATCATTGAGCCAAAAAGATAATAGCACCCTTTTTTTACTATTTTCTCTTTGGCAAAAACAACCTCGCCCTTTATCCGCCCAAAACCAAAAACCTCTTTAAATTCGGACTCTACCGCATCAGGGTCTAAAATCCTCTCAAACATCATCTCATAACCGCCGCAAATGGCTACTATTTTTTGTTTTTTTGAGCTTAAAATCTTCTCAAATCCCCGCTCTCTTAGCCACAACAAATCATCAACCACTCTTTTGCTTCCCGGTAAAACTACGACCTGACAAGTAGCTATATCACTCGCATTTGAGATAAAAACAAGCTCTACCTCTTTGTCCGCGATAAGAGGCTCAAAGTCGGTAAAGTTGCTGATATGCGGAAGTTTTATAACGCCTACTTTTATCTTTGCTCTGCTTGTATCTTGAATATAGTTCATAATCGACTCGCTGTCTTCAAAACCGAGATTGAAAGGTTTAAACGGTACTACACCCAAAACTTTTATGCCGAATTTTTTCTCTATGATGACTCTTCCCTCATCAAAAAGAGTCATATCGCCTTGAAACTTGTTGACTATTACGCCTATAATGTTGTCACGCAGTTTTTTCGGCAACAGCTTATAAACACCGTAGATAGAAGCAAAAACTCCGCCTCGCTGAATATCCGCCACTAAAATAATCTTGGTATCAAACTCATCTGCTATGAAGATATTTGAGAGATCTTTATCCATAAGGTTTAGCTCAACGGGACTTCCCGCACCCTCGGCAACAATACAATCATACTCTTCTTTGAGCTTTAAAAAAGCCTCTTTTACAATAGGTTTTAGAGTGTCTATATCACGGTAATACTCCCAAACATCTTTGTTGCATAGGCTCTTTCCGTTTATGATAAGGTGTGCTTTTGACTTTCCGCCGGACTTTAGCAAAATAGGGTTCATATAAGAAGTCGTTTTAAGCCCTATTGCTTCTGCTGCAAAGTATTGAGGAATAGCTATCTCACCCCCGTCATCCGTTACTTGTGAGTTGTTAGATACATTTTGAGCTTTAAAAGGAGCAACGCTGATGCCGCGATGATGCAGAAGATAGGTTATAGCAAAGCCAAGAGTAGATTTTCCGGCATCACTGCTTGTACCGAATATACTTATAGATTTCAAGTTGCAAAGCCTTTTTCATTTTATGTCACAATTATAGTGCAATTTAGGGCTTCCACTCCATATTTTTTTCAAAAACCGAGATTAAAATCTCTTTTAAACTCTCTGTTATCTTTGAATCTAGCTCTTTTTTGTTGCAGTAGATAAAAAACGGAACAGTGTTTAACATTGATTTTTTAAGTCTTTTTCTAAGAGTTGAAACCTCGTCTATGGCTACTAAATTTTTGCCGCTAAATAGAGAGAAATCTTTTGAGACCCCAAGATTAAACGAGACGATTTGGTATGACAAAAAAAGAGCGTTATTTTTAGCCTCGTGATAAGAGATGAAACTTTCTAAAGAGTTTTTTAGAATTACCATTTTTGAACTATTTATATACCCGAAACTCTCGCGAAATTGATACTTCTGTGGTGTGTTGAAGTCAAGTACCTCATATAGATCATTGAGATTTTTCCAAATAGAGTTAAAATGTTTTTTTCCAAAAAGTACCTCTTCAAAAATCATCAAAGTTTTTTGTATATCTTTTTTATCTGAATATTTAAGAAGAAAATACTCCTCTTTAAAGAGCGATATCAACCAGTTTTCATCAAGCAGACTTATGGTATCCAATCTTTTTTCATCTTTTTGCTCATCCAAAAATTTCCATAACATAGAGATATCGCCCAATTTTTGTTCTTTTTCTTTTATGAAGTATTGATTGGATAAATAGATAATCAAATTCTCTAACATCGCATCTTTTTTTGCTATCTGATGGTTAAAAATCACCTTTTTATAAAGGTTAAAACGCATCTCCAGCATATGTTCTATATCTAAAATCGCACTGTCAAAAAAGGAGATATAATAATCCTCTTTTACGGTAGTTAAAACCGCTTGTTTAGCAATTCGAAGCAAATCTACCGCTCCGCCGATATATCCGCTTGCCAACATATCGCGGTTTATATAATCAAGTCTGTCTGCATCTACGGTAGAGTCTATAAAAGAGTGCAACACTCCAAAATCAAATCCGCCGAATTTTACATTTTGCAAGATGCAATCAACCAATCTATAAATAAGTTGTATATACTTTTTATCGATTGTTTGAGAAAAACTTTGCCCTATCTCATACTCAAAGAGCATCTTTGTAAATTCTAATCCCATTGCTTCATGAAGAACTTTAAAATTTTTGTCGGTGATTTGCTCGTAAAACATAAGAAATGTTTTTTGCTCTTTATTTGTATCTTGGAGTTGTGAGAGTTTTTCATAAAGATTTTGCAAGGCATACTCGACTTGATGAGAAAACGGGAGGTGCCCCGCGTCGTGCAAAAGACCGGCTAATCTAAGAGCTTGAAGCGAGAGAAGATAAGCATACTTCTCTTTGGAGTTTTTAAGCGGTATGAGAAATTGGTAGAGCGTATCGTCTTCAAAGAGGCTGCATTTTTGGATTTTGACATCAATGCCAAGATCTAACTCTATTTTTTTGATAACTTTGTAAATATCGTCTAAAAAAAGCGTTCTTAATTCACTGTTCGCATTAAGCAGTGCACCCTTGTACATATGTGACGCAAGGTGCATCGTTCCCAAGCTGTGGATATATCTTTTAGTATTGATTGAAGGAAAAGCAAAGTAAGCTAATGCATTTTGCGTAATAAACTGCAAGCGGCTCAAAATCTTTGTCTGAAGGATTTTTCCCTCAAATTTTGTGTACTCTATATGGCTAAATATGGTGTCGTTTATAAATTTATTTGTCATTTATTTTTCAAAAATTCGTTCGCTAAACTCGGCAAATTTTCCGCGAACTGCTTTTTCAAGCTCTATCGCAAACATATTTAACTCCGGATGTGCCTCTCTCGTCTGTTTTAGCAGAGTTGTCAGCCCGTTGTTATATTTGTTTAGGTAAAGGTTGTCTATCTGCCTGTTTGAACCGATGACGATTGCCATACAACTCTCATCAAGTCGTGAAAGTATAAGCTGCGTCGTCTTTTCGCTGCTGTTTTGCCACTCATCCATAATTACTATCGCATCGCTTAGAGTTCGTCCTCTTGCTTCCCCCGGCCATAGCGTTTGGATACCGTATTTTGATAGCAACTCCTCTATTTTTGATTGTATTGATTCGGGATTATCGGCATTCGCTCCCTTTTTTAGTCGTTTTTTTGCTATAAACTCCATCGTATCGTTCAGTGCCATATTGTAAATTCTAAATTTCTCATCGTTTCCCGATAAAAATCCCACTTCCGCTCCTCTGTCAATCGACTCAATAGAGTTCCTCACATAAACTATTTTATCATAAAGTCCTTTATCTATAAGCCGCATAGCCGCTACAAATGACATTAGCGTTTTGCCGCTTCCGGCTTTTGCATCTATAACTAGAAGATTATAGGCATTTTCCATAATGGCTTTCACGAAAAATTTTTGTTTCAGGTTTGCCGGTTTTACCCAAAGAGGATTAAAATCGCTCTCATCCATTACCAGTATCCTCTCGCCGACTATAATGCCGTAAGCGCTGTTTCCGTCGCTTGACTCAAATATGTAGCAAAAGTTCTCTTTTTTATATTCGCCGTCTATCTCTTTAATGGGTTGAAGATTTAAGTTGTTAAAGTAAATAGATTCAAGAGGCACGCTTTTTACAAAAGCAAATTCCGGAACTTCGCTTTTATCATCATTGAGTGTTTGAGTTTTTATGTTTTTAAAGAGCGCAAATGTTCTGGCATAAATATCTATAGATAAAAATATAACCTTTTGACCTTTATAATAATCCCTTGCAACCTCGGCAACTTCTATAATCCTCTTATCGTTGCTCTCTGAAATATGATGCTGTTCGATTTGCGTTTCGTATTTGTCTTTAGAGATGATGTGAATGATAATATCATCTTTATAAAGTTTTACAACCTTATAATTTGGCTTATAATCAATCTCTTTTATCTTTGTGGAGGCTAAAAATCTGGCAAACTCTCTTGAGTAGTACCCAAGTTCATTCGGGAGTTTCTTTTTATCTTCAAGTTCAAGCAGTACCGTCTCCGGTATCACGACTATGTTAGAACCGTTATCGCTTAAGTTAGCTATATTTCGCAGGTTTTGCAAAATAATATTTGTGTCTATGACATAAACTTTATCTTTTTTCATACCAAAATAATATGCGATGTTTATTACACGATTGTTACTTAAAAATTAAATGATTTTGATAGAAAATTAAATGATTTTGATAGTTTGTCAGATTAGAAGAATGGAAGAAGAAATCCCGCCCTCAAAGCGGGCGGGATGTAAAGCTAAAGAACTTTGCTAATCTTAGTAAAGGTCTTGACTTGGATGGTTAGGTTTGCTAGCTTCTGTGTTGCCACCGTTGTTTGTATCGTAAGTTACGATGTTGTCAGCTTGAAGAGCACCTAATGTAAGAGCGATTAGTAAAATGATGTTTTTC
This region of Sulfurimonas sp. genomic DNA includes:
- a CDS encoding nucleotidyltransferase family protein, which encodes MNKEQIIDYLKNKKPFLHEQFGISKIGLFGSYARGESTKNSDVDIIYEIDKNKKFSMFAYLKLNQYLEDNFHAKVDLVREATIKESLKNYISKDVIYV
- a CDS encoding DUF86 domain-containing protein, whose protein sequence is MFNTNRDWKLYAEDILQECENIKKFTDGVTYEEFTENLEKVYAVAKAFENIGEAVKQLPKEITKNYPNIPWSEIAKMRDVLTHHYFGLDDKVLWDTLDEDFEQFWQTVEEISKS
- a CDS encoding cobyric acid synthase — translated: MKSISIFGTSSDAGKSTLGFAITYLLHHRGISVAPFKAQNVSNNSQVTDDGGEIAIPQYFAAEAIGLKTTSYMNPILLKSGGKSKAHLIINGKSLCNKDVWEYYRDIDTLKPIVKEAFLKLKEEYDCIVAEGAGSPVELNLMDKDLSNIFIADEFDTKIILVADIQRGGVFASIYGVYKLLPKKLRDNIIGVIVNKFQGDMTLFDEGRVIIEKKFGIKVLGVVPFKPFNLGFEDSESIMNYIQDTSRAKIKVGVIKLPHISNFTDFEPLIADKEVELVFISNASDIATCQVVVLPGSKRVVDDLLWLRERGFEKILSSKKQKIVAICGGYEMMFERILDPDAVESEFKEVFGFGRIKGEVVFAKEKIVKKGCYYLFGSMIDGYEIHNGVAKKRVVKKKNLYATFVHGIFENDEFRYRLFYKIDKTYEGYDFKEYKEKAIKEFAGHIDEYVDMDFIQKALTIQTIQRHSNC
- a CDS encoding PhoH family protein produces the protein MKKDKVYVIDTNIILQNLRNIANLSDNGSNIVVIPETVLLELEDKKKLPNELGYYSREFARFLASTKIKEIDYKPNYKVVKLYKDDIIIHIISKDKYETQIEQHHISESNDKRIIEVAEVARDYYKGQKVIFLSIDIYARTFALFKNIKTQTLNDDKSEVPEFAFVKSVPLESIYFNNLNLQPIKEIDGEYKKENFCYIFESSDGNSAYGIIVGERILVMDESDFNPLWVKPANLKQKFFVKAIMENAYNLLVIDAKAGSGKTLMSFVAAMRLIDKGLYDKIVYVRNSIESIDRGAEVGFLSGNDEKFRIYNMALNDTMEFIAKKRLKKGANADNPESIQSKIEELLSKYGIQTLWPGEARGRTLSDAIVIMDEWQNSSEKTTQLILSRLDESCMAIVIGSNRQIDNLYLNKYNNGLTTLLKQTREAHPELNMFAIELEKAVRGKFAEFSERIFEK